The DNA sequence TAAACTAAGTTGATCTCAAACCAGTCCAAATTAAGATAGTTGTCTAAGGACTGactaaatacatatatatatatatatttatatattttaagtttttttaaaaagttacatattattACGTACGTGACAAAAACAATTAATCACCACACCTCGTTAATTTTAATCATATAAAGCAATCTCCAAAAAGTATGTTCCCCTCACATGAGGTACTCTAGGTATACAACGTAAACAatcatgaactatatatataattggtgttaatctaatttaaataaaatcatattacaatattaaaaattaaaagaaaacttaatTAGGTGAGTCGATTTATATTAATGAGTCGCCCTTAAGATCCAGCGTcgtttattttaagaaaaagcaaaaaagttaAGCGCACAACCATGAGTAAAAAGGACTGCTTTTAGTTTCTAGTGACCCCAGCTTGCGTGTTTCCCTGTTCAACACCCCCCTCTTATACTGCCTATCCATTTTGTCCACAGTTTCTTCTCTTCCCTCGACTTTTGATCAACCTCACCTTTCCGTCTCCCCtttcactcactctctctctcgctcaacCTTTATATACATCAGCTTCCATGGCAAAAGAGCAGGGTCCAGAAGAAAGCCACTCAAATATGACCCAAGAAAAGCACAGAGGAAAAGGCATGGCTTCAGACTCTACCCTCAAAGTACCACGACAAGCTCTCTGCACGTTCATCACTATCTTTCACCTCTTACTCGGTGTAACTGCACTCACACTTTGGCTCTTCTACCGCCCCCACAAACCGCAGTTCAAGGTCGTCGGCGCATCCATCTACGACTTCAACACAACCGCACCGCCGCTTATTTCCACCACCATGCAATTCACCGTCGTCACAAGAAACCCCAACAAGCGCTTGTCCATTTACTACGACAGGCTCTCAGCTTTTGTGTCGTATAAAAACCAAGCCATCACGCCCCAGGGGATGTTGCCTCCACTGTTTCATGAAAAGCACAGCACAGTGGTGGTGTCTCCAGTGGTGGGCGGCGGGACAGTTCCAGTGTCTGTGGAGGTGGCAAATGGGTTAATGATCGATGAGGCATATGGGGTGGTGGGATTAAGGTTGGTGCTGATGGGGAGGTTGAGATGGAAGGCTAGTGGACCTATTAGGACTGGCCATTATAGGGTTTATGTGAAATGCGACATCATGTTGGGATTGAAGAGAGGTTATGTGGGTCAGGTGCCCCTGCTTGGATCTCCTGAATGCAAAGTAGATATATGAACTTAATTTGAAGTGTTGTAGTTGTAATTTCAGCTTTTATCATCCtgctttttctttattctacatatgtgtgtgtgtacttAGTCATTTATTTTGGAGAACTTTTCTTTGCCTtccaatctatatatatatatgtagccgATCTAGAGGTAGATTAAAGGAAGTTTAGTCCTGAAAGCACCAAGTTAATACTATGCATATATGAATGAACAAGGATGGTAGCTAGAAGGCGTTAATTTCTACGTTTTCTTCCTTTCCATGTCGCAAATCCATCCATTCCCATCTGGATTCATTCTGATCAGCTCATGCATGCTTAGGATTCTGTTCTGGCTTTGCTCATTGATTTGTCGGTACCCACTTTATGGCGTGGCCACAAGGCATCAAGATTTTTGGACGCATGGCTGTCCATGCAGCGAATTAGGGACCATTTGtctttagctagctagcttgtaagTTCTGTAACGACGTGCTAGATCATGTGTTTTTGCACATGCATGTCGATGCATCTTCGAATTACCATTTGTAAGCACCAAGATGTATATTAACTTCCATCTTCcaattattaacatatattcACCCAATATTATTAAGACTTAAAATTACGATCAATTTGGTTGTTAATATCGTGTTCATGATTTAATTTTCGTCTACTATATATTGCCAAGTCACCAAAtgcatgtgcatatatatattaaattttattactttCTTCTCTTTGATTATTCGtcctatttatatttatatttttaagttttatttattatttaaataaatgacgtataatatatttacaaattacaaatatgaaaaaatatgatggtttttcaaaattctcacCGGCCGGAATAAAACGCATATATATCTATTCGTAGTAAAAAGAACGTAATATTTCgtttttttataaactttcagcataattattatgttatatttatacaATTCATGACTATACATGGTATTAATCTTTCATGATCTAAAACAGAAAACCTTTGAGACAATGTCGGCAGAAAATTATTGCTAGGCAGGAATTCTCTTTTGAACGTTTTATCCCATATCCCAAAGTCTCatgtcactacaacaaatttgagattttgggacgaaattatttagggacgaaatttttttcgtccctaaaagtcattttttgggatgaaatttaaatttcgtcccaaaaaatcgatgaatttagaaaaccgttcaaacgtcaaaataaccgatcgaacagttttttctgcgacgaattaaatcgtcccaaaaaatttttaccgttcgaacgtgaaaaaatacgttcgaacagtaaaatttggcagataattactttattatggcgggaaaagttcaaaaacgttcgaacgataatttgttgtgttcgaacggaacatatttggtggcaaatcctggcaggaagctttctaaaccgttcgaacggaatatatttagttagaacatattcaagcaccacatttatacattcgaaggtataatattaatctcggtacgaaactcaaaatataaaaaatatctatcatatatacaaattcattaattaattttatgtaattaattttaaaatattttaatgatttcttttacgttaaataagatatttagtaaataaatattatcaatcacatacatattaatcaaccaaataaagcaaattatcaaaatgccatatatattgttcataattacaacaaaagaaaatataaataaaagataaaaactatgatgcgaggtctctacacacatcctcgactgcagctaattgtgtctctacttgtgtcagtcgagtactaactgtgacctgagttgcattattggcattaatcgctgtacgtaactcatcaacctctgtacgtaacccagagacggtagccataatctctgtacgcaactcagacatggcagtatgcactgcatcaatcactgctgatgtgtgtacaccgatctcagcacgcaatatgtcagccagctcctcgcgaatatatgtgcgtgatgtctcaggctgtgtagatgtctcaccagccgatactccagtatctcctggctgcccatctctctgaatctcagccctatctggaacagctccacgaaaacgaaatctagagtgtcccgtgctccgtgatagggtggtgctgttgatcggtgccatcggaaatcgggaacgctcggcaggttcggacacaaccccggcatgtagcaaaaatcgagtgatgaggatcccaaacggcagtatatctgtcgtaataaaccgtgcctctgatcggatcctctcaaatatataaccaacgaggtcgatcgggatgccacgagcgacccgtatcataaatctcgctcgatccatgccgacctcggtcttgtgctgccgtgggtcaatattgttggcaatgatcaaattcataatcttgaagaaagaagataaatctgcctgcctaatactcttggagccatcatacactggagcatctggaccaacaatcaagtccctgacctcgtgatcagcaagtgtatctatctcatctgtgtaatctagTCCCTCGTCCTGAGACTGAGCTGCATCACCTGAGGGACCAGACTCTCTAggcgggaggtttggataggcatcaagaagcctaggaatacccagatatgcagcgagtccatccgctgaaaatataacaggagctcctcggacagagatcctatatgcccctccatcgtctgggctagcagcaccgagctctttatagaactcagtaacgatctcaatgaaggaaatgagctccattccttcttctcgctgatctaagatcggtgcccaaccacgatcattaaatactgatgggagggaatgaccctcccatataagagcgacaaaatcagacagttttacctgtcgctcaagtaaaacggtccgctctcgaactgtttggatggaagattctcctgatctaccacgtttacggccccgagaagacattattatgatcctgcaattaaaacaataaaatatacattcaagattagtgataaaatctaattacgactaaaagatttacaaaattatatactaatagcaatttaataaattaattgatagaacatataatcaattaaacgatgaaaacaatttaataagctaataaaatgttaatggatttaacttaataattaccgttcgaacgtctaaatatatgttcgaacggaaaattaataacgttcgaacgtgtctaTAAAGTTCGAACGTACAGGTTTACCGTTCGATACtggttaataccgttcgaacgtaaaacagatctaactcggccatggctgagtcaactcagcagccatgaaaatactcaaaaatgtttcgattccgtggtttcttcgactcaaaaacaaagtactcttcatttctaaacatcctacgatagatttatgatgttctacggtaattattaatgagaaaatataattttaaggaaaaaaaccaaataaaaccataaaattataaaataaacggtaaaatgagtttgaaagtaCATACCTTTAGTTGGGAGGACAAATGTTGTACGTATGTGTTGATCACGACGGCAGACGGCGGTGAAGAGcgtgcgttcaaacgttttctcgctTTTTCAAACGGTGGAGACGGCGGCGTGAGAGGAAGGAAGCCCGCGATAAACTTATACCTGcagaaccgttcgaacgttaatattaaacgttcgaacgttaatgtaAAACCGTTCGCCCGTTACtgtttcacgttcgaacggaagttttacaatattattaaaaaatatattaaatgtatactatatttatattcatataaattattataatatatatactattatagtagattatatatactgtaatctactatgtaatattataatatatattataatagtagaatactttaaTTGAAAgcataatatcttataaaatattttcttatagtataatagtaatatatcataatactttactatcaaagtgttatatatgagatattatgatatatatag is a window from the Juglans regia cultivar Chandler chromosome 7, Walnut 2.0, whole genome shotgun sequence genome containing:
- the LOC108992612 gene encoding NDR1/HIN1-like protein 12 translates to MAKEQGPEESHSNMTQEKHRGKGMASDSTLKVPRQALCTFITIFHLLLGVTALTLWLFYRPHKPQFKVVGASIYDFNTTAPPLISTTMQFTVVTRNPNKRLSIYYDRLSAFVSYKNQAITPQGMLPPLFHEKHSTVVVSPVVGGGTVPVSVEVANGLMIDEAYGVVGLRLVLMGRLRWKASGPIRTGHYRVYVKCDIMLGLKRGYVGQVPLLGSPECKVDI